The Haliotis asinina isolate JCU_RB_2024 chromosome 2, JCU_Hal_asi_v2, whole genome shotgun sequence genomic interval CAAGGCATGTGCTTTTGTCGCCATTTTGCGTCGGGATTCCGTTTGGGGAATCCCCAAATAGCTTGGCCAATCGGAGTCGGACAAATTCAGCGGAAACACTAATGGGATATCCCCGTGCATGCGCAGTCCCAGATCAACTATGGCGAGTGCAAGCAGTGAATCGAACACTATCCCGGGACAAGAAGCGGACACGCCCCTCCAGTGGAAAGCGATCAGTTTAACTCACGTGGAATTTGTCAAGGGTAGGTGACTTTaaacacttcttttaaaatatttattacatagaTCATAAATAAAGCCACATGCATGCTCTGGACAATGTGCATCGTATGCTCTCGAAAATGTTATGAGGCAATCAAATGACGTGTCACCTATTTTCGTTAGAATAATTCTGCTCGCCACGCACTAAGGATAAGCAGGTACATGTAAGCAGAATCTGTTCAAATGTGGTGCTACTTGTAAAGGTATTATTTTGGATAGCAAGTGGATGTACAAAGTACAAAAGTACAAAGATGCTTTTTACTGAAGAGATAGCTTCTAAAATAATACGTATATGTTAATCGGTACAATTACAACTTATCATGAATCAATCATGCAAACTTTAATGTATCTGATGTGTAAAACTGGGAGAATGAATCAATGTGATGCTTGTTCTGCAGGTGACATTATTGGATATGGCTTAGCCTGGCTGAGTCTTCTACCCATATTCATTCTTGTAGCATTTGTCACACTCATCATCTTCAGAAGAGATCTGCACACAGTAAGTACAGTATGTCAAACCTTTAACCAACAAGGAAATTGGTCATTAaggaatatatattatatatatcattgtataTGTTTTCATGAGTACCAACTTGGTTACATGAAGGAGATACAAAGCATCAAACAGAACATTTATTTTGATATGCACTGAGCGCAATCTGTATTTTTATGCTGACGATTTTCTTCTTTGTTTAAGATTTCCTTCTTCCTGGGTATGCTGGTGAATGAGGCAATCAACTTGGTACTTAAACACATCATAAGAGAATACAGACCAATCAGAGGTGAGTGTTATAAGGACTCAACCAATTatattccatttttgtggaatgGTATAAAGCTCAGATATAGCCGGTTGTGTGTTTTCATGCCCCTACAAGGTGGACCTTTACATTCAAACCTTCAAAGCATAGTTCTGCCTGATCCAGATGAAATCATTTCCAGATCTTAAAGCGTAGGGTTAAACTTTCAATTACATTCAATTATTAGTAAAGTTATCTTATGATTAACATcatacttttttttattttttcagataGAAAAAATGTGTTCAATGAGTATGGAATGCCATCAAGCCATTCACAGTTCATGTGGTTCTTTTCTATGTATCTTACATTTTTCCTATTTATCAGGTGAGaattcattcatatttactaTGAATCGTGTCATCAGAAATACAGATGTGTTAGGCTCTTACTAAAGTGAGCAGAAAACATTAAGTTATGTGTACAAGATAAAACAAGTTAGTGTTCCATCTCTTTGTACTAGTAACGTACCATGCTAAGCTTTCAGTCATCACAGTGAAGGCCCAGGTTctcttccccacatgggaacattgtgttaagtccatttcttgtgtgccaatcccgtgatattgctggaatattgctgaaagcggtgtaaaacccaactcacttacaCACTATGTATTATTGTTATATTGTGAATTGGATAAATACTCACATCAGATTCTTGATGAGTGCCTATGTTGTCTGTGACTCTGTAATGCAGTTTTCAGTGTTGTCTCCCCTGGCAATGCCAGTCGATGTATGTGGGTTCAACCTTATGATGTTCCCAGGTTTTGAGGGTTTAACTAATGTGGTTAACAGTTACAAGTTAGATGCGCATCACCTTCCAAGAGGAAACTGATGTGCTGAAAAATAACAGAAATGCTATTCAAAAATCTATGTAAATATTCTCTCACTTCTTGGTCATACCGGGCAGTGGggaagccttgtggttaaaacagTTCTGTGTTTCTGAGTACTGCCATGGAGGTGGTGATGGGGAAGTCTTGTGGTTAGAACAGTTTTGTGTTTCTGAGTGCTACCATGGAGGGTGATGGggaagccttgtggttaaaagaGTTCTGTGTTTCTGAGTACTACCATGGAGGGTGATGGGGAAGTCTTGTGGTTAGAACAGTTTTGTGTTTCTGAGTGCTACCATGGAGGGTGATGGggaagccttgtggttaaaagaGTTCTGTGTTTCTGAGTACTACCATGGAGGGTGATGGggaagccttgtggttaaaacagTTCTGTGTTTCTGAGTACTACCATGGAGGGTGATGGGGAAGTCTTGTGGTTAGAACAGTTTTGTGTTTCTGAGTGCTACCATGGAGGGTGATGGggaagccttgtggttaaaagaGTTCTGTGTTTCTGAGTACTACCATGGAGGGTGATGGGGaagtcttgtggttaaaacaGTTCTGTGTTTCTGAGTACTACCATGgaggggtgatggggtagccttgtggttaaaacagTTCTGTGTTTCTGAGTACTACCGTGGAGGGGTGATGGGaaagccttgtggttaaaacagTTCTGTGTTTCTGAGTACTGCCATGGAGGGGTGATGGGGaagtcttgtggttaaaataGTTCTGGGAAGTCTTTTGGTTAAAACAGTTCTGTGTTTCTGAGTACTACCatggggggggggaggggggggggggggtgtgatGAGGTAGGTTTGTGGTTAAAACAGTTCTGTGTTTCTGAGTACTACCATGGAGGGATGATGGGGAAGTCTTGTGGTTAAAAAAGTTCTGTGTTTCTGAGTACTACCACGgaggggtgatggggtagccttgtggtaaaAGCATTTGCTAATCAGGCTGAAGacctggtttcgattccccacctgagtaaatatgtgaagcccatttctactgTTACCCAATGTGATATTTTttaagtattgctaaaagcgacattaAACCAAAGTCACTCGCTGCTCTGAATTTCTAGTGACTGTATAAATTTCCTCAGGAGGAAGATGTAGCTCTGATGTCTCATTATCATCATCCTAACTCACCAACTCTTTCTACACAAAGCAAACTTACTAAATACCACAACAAACTCTGATTATTTATGTTTCTAGAATaattagtttgtttgttgtaatgtCTCATACTTATgtctcaactcactcaccccttggCCATATTATAAATTCTGAGCCCTTGAAGTTACTTTGAATATTATAAATGGAGCATTGATTAATGTACTTCTACAAAATGTGCTCTctcccccactcactcactcactcactcaaggatAATGAAGGTATTGATTGTGAAGAAGCAATTGTTTTGTACAActtgttttattgtcatttttaaGATCACTGTGTAAAGATACTTTAAGCTATGCTGCAACTGAGATACATGTGCCTTGTTAGACCATCAATCCTATGTTCATTATTACCTTACTAATTTTGGCATTGATGTATTATTGTGAtgcatttgattttttttgcagAGTGTATAAAAATTATACTTGGTTAGATGATCTATGGAAATATGCAACCAGTTTTGGTGGATTTGTGGTAGCAGCTTTAGTCTCATACAGCAGGTGAGTGAACGGAAGTGGAATTCTTAGTTAGTCTCAGTGATGTACTGTGGTTATATTTACACTGTGTTTCTGATTTCCTGTTACGTTTAGTCCAACTGCCGGACAGTCGAATTTGTCATAATGTTTTGGGCAGAGGAAAGACATACCTGAGGTGTGTTCAGGACTGCGAGCGCTTGGGTGattaaaacattaaacaatCAACCATTTGTGACCAAGTCATGTTATTCTGTTCATGGGTGCTCACTGGCACAGACGTTCGGGGTGAAGCACTCGCGGGTGTTCATGGGCGTTCGTGGGTGCTCCCAATTCTGGACACGCCTATGGTCTATGTCTTTCtatttttgtgacatgtttgatATATACGCAGATGATTTATAAACAATGATGGCATAATCTCTGCCTGAACTATATCAATCAAGAAAGTAAAggaatataaaatatgttttccatACAGTGCACATTTTAATAAACCAAAGAAATTCATGATGCATAACTTTTCTTGCTGAGTATAGTCCTGGGGTGAAACAGGTGTGATCTGCCAGCTGACTGCTGGGTCCACAGATTCCCTGGATCAGATAACATGGTCCTGACAGCTGTGGTTGACATGAACTCAACATCAATATGATGTGTGTACAGACACTGAAGGCAGATGTGTAATTTAGTTAATTCTCACTCAGTGGGGCACTATTGGTAATGTGGCACAAAAGTCACATGTGTTCATACTTACTTTCAGGGACCTGACAAATACCGATCTTTTTGTGGTGTCCTTATTTTCCCACTTGATTTAAATGCTGTTGAAAATGGTACAGTTTTTATTCAGGCATGGGTTTCATATACAATTCTGACGTCTTTGATTACAGCTGATTGCAACTGTCCGTGTTTACTATATATTGCAGTTAtacctgtgtgtgtttgtcgtAGTTATAATTGTTTACCATATTATAACATCCTGTGGATACTTTCAGAGTTTTCCCTGTTTATATATCTGCCTGTATTTGTCTTCCTTGGTTTTAAATGTCTGCGTTGactgttgtgtgttactgttaTGTGTTactgttgtgtgttactgttaTGTGTTACTGTTATGACTAGTATCACTGCTTTCTTCTGTTTGACTTTCAGAGTTTACCTGGGGTATCATTCATTGGGACAAGTGTTTTGGGGAGCTGTGGCAGGGATCATTCTGGGAACACTATATTTCGGTGTGGTGCAGTTTGTGATGACTCCTTTGTTCCCCCTTATAGCAGCTTGGTAAGTCATTTCACAGCCACCTCCAGACCACACCCCCTATCATTTCAAAGTCAACCCCACTTTACATCACAGATCATTTCGCACTCAACCCCACCCTACAATCCCCTGTCGTTTCAAAATCAACCCCAACCTACACCCCCAATAATTTTTTACAGTCAACCCTACACCCTATTATTTCACTGTCAACCCCAACCTCATTGCCACTGCCTTGGCCGCAGTGCAATTCAGATTTGGGGAAAATCATTCAGACAGATTGACGGGTCCGAAACTTTTACAAAATACTCAAGAACTCCTTTCACTTTCAGAGTACCCCTGCATCATtagtgttgccaagtttaatcgatTAGATAATTTTAAAATCAAAAGTAAGTTGTGATTCATACTCTCAACTTCCTAGCTTAAACACCtgtttggataaaaagccagccaagggaggtaataaattaaTTAAGTCAtcgatgcatccagggtacagttgagatttatcggaatgtataccctggagatatcgaggatgcccaCATCCTACACCCCTGATCATTTCACAGTCAACCCCATCCTacttggttgaaatctcacaactgaTGATTGTATCAATCATCAAAAACGAGTGGTTGGCTTCATATTCATAACTTTCCTAATCAGGTTGTTTTCGTAGCTACGTTaatgttgtttcatattttggttTCATTTAGAAACTTGCAAATTGCAAATCACATCAAATGTAAATTGATGAAACTTTCCATTTTAAGGTCtactatatcatgaacataaacttatGGCATATGAAATTTTCAGTTATAGCTTTTGAGTATGTGTAGTGACTTTTTAACGACTTAAACAAGTTTTCAGACCCTGGCACCTTTTATGATGTTTTCAGccgtcaagtgtttcaaacattaaaacagcagttccaaaatcatttgtgttcgattatgacAAAAAGTGGTCAGttgcttggttgtttggttACTGTGACATATCTTTGTctatttcagttaatcacaccaccactacacccTGAGCCCCCTATTATTTCACAGTCAACACGACCCTGCACCCCCTATCATTTCATGGTCAGCCCCACAGTGCACCCCCATCATTTCACCGTCAACATCACCATACACCTTTCTCATTTTTGATTCAACCTCACCCTACACTGGCACCCCTTCCACTATACATCTTTTCTCTCGACACTATTtctcagttatctccctttataaCATCTTCTGTGTATATTGGCAGTTATCTCCCCTCAAAGTTTTGTAAGTCACACCAGAGTATTCTCTCATTGGCAGCACTGTTATAACTAGTTAGAATCATAAAACCCAGTTGTTTCGTCTGTATCCGGTTACTTGCATCATGGCTGTGTGGTAACCCAACATACCACTCTGAGTTCTAACCTCTGGATGTTGTTATTTACCAGTTATGACAGATACACCAAGTCTGAAGTAGTTAATGTTTCAGTGACCATCAGCAGTTTCTGCAACAGTCCTATGAAGCACACTATCAGTAGTGATGTCATGATGTCAGATGCAGGAGGCTACTGGATTGCAGTTCTCACTGTTCTGTTTCAGCCCTTTAGGCGAGCTGTTAATGTTAAGAGATTCTACACTTATTCCCCATGTGATGTGGTTTGAGTACACTTCGTCAAGGACAGAGGCAAGGTAGGTAACAGTCTGTGATGAGGTTTTCTGTCAGCTAGAAGTTTGTATGAATCAGAAGTGTTGACATCATGCCATGAGCAGTGTTAACCAGACCCAGATCTAGGGTGATAAGTGGATGGTGACCGTGTATACCCGCGTATAATGCAACCCCGCGTATAATGCGACCCCCATCTACACCCCTTCAAGTGGATGGTTagcttgttgtttaatgctgcactgagcaatatacCAACTatatgacttgtaaataatcaagtctggaccagacaatcccgtgatcaacatcatgagcatcgatctaagcaactggaTTACAATGAAAGTTTCAACGAAGTCAGGGATTGGATAGTAAGGCTAGAGTTGGATTTTGAGTTGTCCTCATCTATTTGTACAGTGAGATATGTTGGATGACCCTCTTCATCAGCTGACCTGTCTCTTTCAGGAGTCGACAGAGGAAGATGACCGCCAGAAAGTCCCAATGACGCTGAGTGTTCACACCATGTTTTTATTTAGGGTTTGGTAATACTTACAATTTTATTGTCCATTTCTAAGGGTCATCATTTTGATGATACATCTTTTATGTACAAATGATATTTTCTATCTGCAATTTGTCCTATCTCAGAGCTTCCTTGTCATCGATGGGTTTTAACTTAcatgatatataaatatattcgcTATGTGACTATTTTGAGTATGAGAGAGCAAGTGGAAGAATGTTATCACTTAGCCGACGGTGGGCATGGATCCATAAATCTGCTTTTTGTGTAAATATACGTCTCCATGTGATTGTTAGCTTGAGGTTATTTATAATTACAATGCTGTGAATGATTATTAATTATGCATATGAATGGAAATATAGTTGGGTTTTGCTTGTGATATCATTATTACCTTTGAATGTATTTAGTATCGTTTATCATAATTACAAGCGCAACACAGTATTTTCATATGTATAGCAATATTTTcatgtgattttgtttttcaaattattaaaCTATGTATATGTGTTTTATTGCGACTTAATGCAAGTGCAACTATAGCTTTTAACTATAAAATATTCTTTCTTCCATTTGTTTGATCAGAATATATATTAAGCTGTGTTATGAAACACAGCACATTGAGAACActtgttacattcagtaaagatattttcaatttgttatcatccaaaacaaaattgtttttcTAGATTTTATATTAAGATGTTTTTATTCATATAGATCTCAGGCTGTATAAAAAAACAAGTGTTGTCTGGGAAAGtgtttttgtgaaaatgaaatatgtttcttaAATATAAGCAAGATGTAACTACAAATATTGTTCTCAAGGTCTTTTTTATCAGTTACTAAATAAAGTCTGATACAGAAGCAAATACATAACTCCAGTTTTAAGTTCCTTTTCTGTCTGTGTTCCATATCTAAACTAAAAGATGCATGGTTTTACAATGACTTATGAAAGTCCATAATTTAGGGACTCATGTCAGTAAATTTTTCAGTATTTGCGGGTAATATGAGGGACC includes:
- the LOC137273744 gene encoding dolichyldiphosphatase 1-like; translated protein: MASASSESNTIPGQEADTPLQWKAISLTHVEFVKGDIIGYGLAWLSLLPIFILVAFVTLIIFRRDLHTISFFLGMLVNEAINLVLKHIIREYRPIRDRKNVFNEYGMPSSHSQFMWFFSMYLTFFLFIRVYKNYTWLDDLWKYATSFGGFVVAALVSYSRVYLGYHSLGQVFWGAVAGIILGTLYFGVVQFVMTPLFPLIAACPLGELLMLRDSTLIPHVMWFEYTSSRTEARSRQRKMTARKSQ